A part of Deinococcus roseus genomic DNA contains:
- a CDS encoding alpha/beta fold hydrolase encodes MRRSFMGPSLVGPVLLISLAVSSCAPRATGLLPSPRIAGLQESHTVLLNDQPVYYEVGGEGAPLVFIHGIGGGNSGYQWVKNAAAFTRNHRVYVLDLPGFGRSIPRPQNYTADLYVKTLTAFLKEVVQQEADVVASSLGAAYSIKIAHNDPELVQSLTLVSPTGIEKLVNPPNADFYNSLVGSPLGDVIAGFLRGRFSVSFFLKQQVYLDQSLVTTELKKIYQNNLKDPNAAYPVFSFISDYSSLNIAKEWAALKQPAMMVWGSDDVNTPVSGAQKFLDLRPEVKLQVLTARAIPNDERSAEFNGLLQGFLQGP; translated from the coding sequence ATGAGACGATCTTTCATGGGGCCTTCTTTGGTGGGACCAGTGCTGTTGATTTCACTGGCGGTTTCTTCCTGCGCACCCAGAGCCACTGGACTTTTGCCCTCACCGAGAATTGCGGGTCTGCAAGAAAGCCACACAGTGCTTCTGAACGACCAGCCTGTGTATTACGAGGTGGGCGGTGAAGGTGCACCCCTGGTGTTCATCCATGGCATTGGAGGAGGGAATTCGGGTTACCAGTGGGTCAAAAATGCTGCTGCGTTCACCAGAAACCACCGGGTGTATGTGCTGGATTTGCCTGGCTTTGGGCGCAGCATCCCCAGACCTCAGAATTACACGGCAGACCTTTACGTCAAAACACTAACGGCTTTTCTGAAAGAGGTGGTGCAGCAGGAGGCTGATGTGGTCGCTTCCAGTCTGGGTGCTGCCTACAGCATCAAAATCGCCCACAATGATCCTGAACTGGTGCAATCCCTGACACTGGTGTCTCCCACAGGCATTGAGAAACTGGTGAATCCACCCAACGCAGATTTCTACAATTCACTGGTGGGCTCCCCACTGGGTGATGTCATTGCAGGTTTTCTGCGGGGCCGGTTCAGTGTCAGTTTCTTTTTGAAGCAGCAGGTGTATCTGGACCAGTCTCTGGTCACCACGGAACTGAAGAAGATCTACCAGAACAACCTGAAAGATCCCAACGCTGCTTATCCAGTGTTTTCTTTCATCTCGGATTATTCCAGCCTGAACATTGCAAAAGAGTGGGCGGCCCTGAAGCAACCTGCAATGATGGTGTGGGGTTCAGATGATGTGAACACACCCGTGTCTGGAGCACAGAAATTTCTGGACCTGAGGCCAGAGGTGAAGTTGCAGGTGCTCACTGCCCGTGCCATTCCCAACGATGAGCGGTCCGCAGAATTCAATGGGTTGCTTCAGGGTTTTTTGCAAGGACCCTGA